The nucleotide window AATATGCGTTCTACCGACAGAAAGTATCACGATGGCGAGCTCAAGGCCGTGAAGCCGAAAAATGGTCAATCAAAATCTGGATGCGCCCAACCAGCACTTCTTTAGTGGGCCGATCGGCAAACAGGCCTTCCATGGACAGCAAAAACACCCTGGAAACTTCTGGATCGCCCAGCGCGGCCACCACGCATTCCAGGGATTTTTCGCGGTGACTCCAGGCCACCCGGGGACGTAAGCGCTCGTAGACATCCTGAAATTCGCTGGCCATTGGGGCATCCACCATTTCTGACCAGGAATCCAGCACCAGAGACTGACACACCCGCGTCAAGCGCTCTTGTGTCGTCCCTGGCTGGGCTGCAGCGCATAAAGCCTGGTCCACACGGGACAAAATCCACTCGTCGAATACTTGCACGAAGATGTCTTCTTTGTCCTTGAAGTTGCGGTATAGCAGCGTACGGGAAATCACGGCGCGCCGGGCGATATCTTCCAGCGAGGTTCGGGAAAATCCGAAATTCAGGAAGCACCAGCGCGCCGCATCCAGGATACGGAGACGGCGCTCGGCGAGGGCTTGCTGGGTGAGTTTCTGCGACATTTCGTCATTTTGACAATATATGTATTTTTTGTCAAAGACAGATCAGCCCAACAGCAGTGTATCGTCAGCGAGTTCCTCGCCGCGCACACGCTCGAACATGGCCAGAAGGTCGGGGACCTCCAGACCGGCCCGGGTATCGCCCGACACATCCAGCACCACCCTGCCCTGGTGCAGCATGACGGTACGGTCGCCGACATCCAGAGCTTGCCGCATGCTGTGCGTCACCATCATCGTGGTCAAGCCATGTTCTGCCACGATGCGCGCCGTGAGTTCCAGCACAAACAAGGCCGTGCGAGGGTCCAGC belongs to Castellaniella sp. and includes:
- a CDS encoding helix-turn-helix domain-containing protein — its product is MSQKLTQQALAERRLRILDAARWCFLNFGFSRTSLEDIARRAVISRTLLYRNFKDKEDIFVQVFDEWILSRVDQALCAAAQPGTTQERLTRVCQSLVLDSWSEMVDAPMASEFQDVYERLRPRVAWSHREKSLECVVAALGDPEVSRVFLLSMEGLFADRPTKEVLVGRIQILIDHFSASRP